From the Lactuca sativa cultivar Salinas chromosome 9, Lsat_Salinas_v11, whole genome shotgun sequence genome, the window tcacaaaaataaaaaaaaaacatagtgaaTAAGAAACGTAAGtggatttatatgatattacacCCATTGTCATAAAACCATATGCAATGCCTGTCTCTTATCTTTCACCTTTATCTTCCAATGCCCATCTCTAAAACCAGCGTTCTTTGCTATCCCTCTCCACTTCCTTATCCGAACATCCATATGTTTAGTCAAGCCACAAAAAGACCTCAGATCACTAGGCATTGCATCGTATACTTTCCACCATCTTTTATGAGCGGAATCACTAGCATAACGTTGACGACCTGACATATCCCAATTACAATCGTAATCTCTATAACACATCCACGGCTTCAACCCCAGATAATGAATCGTGTGCACATTTTCCGGAATTTTGCGTCCTGGGTTGTCTGTACCTTCAAAAACCTTGAGATGGTTTACCTTGGTATGAAATCGATGCCACCATGTAAATGCTTCGTTGAGAAAACCCTGATCACCTCCATTATATGATGTGAAAGTGAATCGCTTTTTCATCAGGCCATTGAACATGCACTTCGATGGTTCTACCACAATAACACCAGAGTTGAATATATATTTATCGTTTCCAACAGCCGATAGTTGAGGATAACGAAAGAACGCGTCTAAGTTCTTTAAGACAATAAGATCCGCATCTATGAAAATAACTTTGTCGTACTCAATGAGCTGCCATATTCGAAGTTTGCTATAGTTATACTCGTTATATGCGCCTTTTTTTGCATGTGGGCTTCGTATGCGTTGTATAAGCTTGATCTTCCATCCAGCAGCTTTTAGTCCTCTGAGGGATTTCTGAGATATAGAGTCATCGGCAAGCAAGAGTAGGTCTTTGGTAGAGTTCGTTTGCAGGATGCTTTGTGCCAAAGATATGGCACCACAAACGTACGTTTCAGAGGAATGAAGAACTGTTACATATGCCTCTCTTGATTTGTATGCATTAGACGTCGATCGACCTGAAAAATTAATAAATAGcagtaaataataaaaatttccAAGCGTGTTTTTGGTGACATTCAGGGTTTATGGTCAGCATCCCCTATTCACCTTATTGATTTGAAAAttatttgtatagatctatatatatatatatagtcaataTTCGTAGTATATGGCTATACGCGGTGTCAACAAAAATGCATTCTGACATTTATTATTCAAAAGTTCTGaatcttttaatttcaaattaaattcacattttcaaaagATATCAACGTTTTCTaggaaaccttttttttttcttttcaaaaaaac encodes:
- the LOC111886142 gene encoding putative UDP-glucuronate:xylan alpha-glucuronosyltransferase 5; this translates as MASRPFFSKQKSLPFFLLLLCLTITLLIHTTTTTLRIDNHVQPVATSLHLLATEPPPWYDRIRSMIKNRSDKLKLGLVNIGANDIQVDGFADVTTINFERVRRDIKWEDLFPEWVDEDGKWGPMKCPEIPMPQSYGVVDVVVARVPDGGRDVGRLQVNLVVANVLVNSGWEDGGDREVYVVFIGWSGPMWEIFRCDDMIMEEGDYRIYKPDMKRLRQKVNMPVGSCMIPSPQPPGRSTSNAYKSREAYVTVLHSSETYVCGAISLAQSILQTNSTKDLLLLADDSISQKSLRGLKAAGWKIKLIQRIRSPHAKKGAYNEYNYSKLRIWQLIEYDKVIFIDADLIVLKNLDAFFRYPQLSAVGNDKYIFNSGVIVVEPSKCMFNGLMKKRFTFTSYNGGDQGFLNEAFTWWHRFHTKVNHLKVFEGTDNPGRKIPENVHTIHYLGLKPWMCYRDYDCNWDMSGRQRYASDSAHKRWWKVYDAMPSDLRSFCGLTKHMDVRIRKWRGIAKNAGFRDGHWKIKVKDKRQALHMVL